In Oryza sativa Japonica Group chromosome 1, ASM3414082v1, the genomic stretch AAAAGCACcgcccgacgccgtcgccgctcgggcCACGGCGCGGAGGCCGGACGAGGAAGGGGGAGACGCCGCTCCAAGTCgtccgctcgtcgccgtcgccgcttggGCCACGGCGCGGAGGCCGGATCCGAGCGTTGGCGCGCCGGCCTCTCCGCTGCGGTGGAAGGCCGGCTGTGCGCCGccggtgggaggagaggagggaagagGAGTAAGCGGCGGGGGTCGCCGCCGTACGCCGCCGAACCGCCGTGGAGTTGGAAAGTACGAAGCCAGCGGCGGAAATTAGCGGTGGAAGTTGGGGAGACGCGGTTTTCTCtgaaggtggggcccacgtgaaaaaaaagtttggtgGTGGGTCCCATGTAAAGCTACGCCCACTGTGGAGATGGAGACTCGTTTTGCTTTCTCCTACGTGGATGGTTTGGCTCCGTGGTAGACAGCGACCCATTGCTACTGCCATATATTCCCTCCATTGAAAAACAAATGACAACGAATCCAGACGGCTAGACGGCTAGATTAGattattaggatgtgtcatattTACTTTTTTATACAACAGAGTGAGTAGCTTTCACTAATTCTATAGCGCAACAAACATTATATATCTTCTGGTGCATCGTCCAATAAAATATTGTTTAGTTTGCGAGacgaaaagttttggcgtgtcacatcgaatatacggacatataacatagtctaataacaaaacaaattatagattctgcATGTAAACtggagacaaatttattaagcttaattaatcagtcattagcaaatatttacggtagcacaacattgtcaaatcatgacgcaattaggcttaaaagatttgtctcgtaatttacacgcaatttatgtaattagttttttttctatatttaatactccatatatgtgttcaaacatttgatatgacagggtgaaaaatttttgtttggaaactaaacagggccttagactTGGTCAGCTCTAGCAGACCCTATTAAAAGACCCCTTAACTCCTACAcaatagaggaaaaaaaattggagtaGTACAGGCCAGTCACAGTGTAAGCACCGGCGCGAGGTCCTggagcggcgaggaggaggaggaggaggaggtgggggcgTAGATCTGGCGGGCGGCAGCGGGTTCTTGGCGGTGGGTTCTTtgcagcggcgacggcagccGGTTCTTAGCGGCGGAGGCGTCCCCGGCTGTCGCGGCGGTGTCGGCCACCATCACCGGCGTCGGTTTCtttttgcgatttttttttctttttcatcttgTGGTGGACATACGCCTCGATTGTTGGTTTCTATTGATTTTCATTTCTTCAATTTCTTGTTGTTTAAACTATAAACGATTCTCCTCTTCCAATCCTCAAGATTTTCTTGCCTTTTCTCTGACTCGGTGGCAGGAGGAAGAATGGTTGTGGCGGGAGGGGAATTTTCGTGGGCACAATGGGGATTTCGCGATGGGATTCGGCGCGAGGGCACGCGAGGGCGAGGCTACGCCGCCCACAGTGCGCGCGACCCGCGTCCTTCTCCTCCGCCCGTGGACTCGCGAGAGCGAGGTTTCGCGCGGCGTTGCTTGGGGGCGAGGAACTCTACTAGGGTGCGATTCCTTCTGCCACGCACGCCAAAATCCTCGCTGGCACCGTGTAGCACCGGTCCACATAGGTGCATTGTGATAGGCCTCATAGTAGAAATTGAACGTGTGTTTaattcacgctaaaattagaagtttggttgaaattggaatgatgtgacggaaaagttgaaagtttgtatgtatagaaaagttttgatgtaatggaaaagttaaaagtttgaagagaaagtttggaactaaataaGGGCTGAGACTAAAGGACCGAGAATAACCAGATCGTATCCATCCCCTATTAGCGCCTGCTTGCAATTAAGTGAATCTGTATTAAAATTCACCCTTTGCATCCCTGGTTATTCTCGGCTGAGTCTCTTGCCACACATCCCCATCCACCCAGATTTGTCAATCCCACAAAAGCACCATCacaattaattttaattaaGTGTAAATTACATCAGcggtacacaaacttgttaaGTAGGTGTAATTTAATACATGAACTTATAAAACGCTCGTTTTGGTACATGAACTTGTTTGGTGCATGTGAACAAGGTCAAAATCACACTGCAAGGTTAATCTTACTGATTCTGTTGTTGATTTAAACTTTATATAAACATATGTCTAAGAAGGATAAACATATAATAAGGCGTAATGATTgcataaaaacataaaaatctaAGTAATGATGGAAGGGatagaaacaaagaaagatAAAGTGAAATCTAAGTTTACAAATATAACCTTTCTTCTATGTATACGCAAATCATCtactaatttataatttataatgttCAATATAGAAAAATTGGTCTTGTCGTGCCATTTTAGTCTTAGTTTACATGTATCACACAAGTTCATATATCAAAATGAgtattttacaagttcataCACTAAATTGTATGCATCTGACAAGTTTATATTGTTGTTTTGGTGGTTGGTGCGTTGCTTTCAATTGTATAAAGTTGTGCAAATTCACTTAGCTCCATTTTACCTGCCAATTCACAAGCCGTTGCCATTCTCCCTCTTGAGTTTATATCATTTCTTGCACCCTACATTGTCCACATGATAATTAGGAATTTTAAAAGCTCTAATGGATCTCTACACCacagaatttgcacaaaatcTTCGAAGCTTCTACAGCTGCCCAATTGCTCTAGCTGCTTGCTTTTAGCTTGCCTAATCCTCTAATCCTTAGGGAGCATATTTTTATGAGCGAAGTAAATGGGCGGTACTTACATCTATAttcctaaactctcaaaatgtattTTTGTATCTTCGAACTTGTATGGGTGTCATATATAGGTCCAAACGTGCTTTAACCCGCTTCatgcgctgacgtggcatgctACGGTGGCGCCTACGTGTTACTGTAGACCCATATGCATATAAAAttgaaaaccatattttttttcctcttaggTAGAGAGGagacaagataaaaaaaataattctaaggtagagaggagaaaatacgtatttttaatttttttttcatatgactGGTATGCAGATCCCACTAACATGTAGGCGCCACCGTGGTATACGTCAGCGAATGGAGCGAGTTGAAGCCCGTTTGGACTTATATGACACCGAAGACAACTTTGAGGACCTGAAAATATACTTTTAGAGTTTAGGAACCTATTTGACACATCCGTATAAGTTAATGGATCGCTCGTTTACTTCACTCCTTTTATGTTAAATCTAGGATTTATTTTTACCAGCATAAAATTTGACCGCATATTGATAATAAACCAAACATGCGCAATATAACTATACCATAGTGGTAAATTGGTAGTGCTATAAAATTTACTTAAATTTTGatataacaaaaaaataattgtaagaTTGAGAAccaaatatgtattttttattcaaaattctTCTTACTCTTTTTTTCCTCCAGGGAAGCATAACTTTTGCCACGGAGTAAATCAAATCAACAAGAATATGTGCAAATTGATCTTTTTgtttactagcaaaatgcccatgcgttgcaccgggtaatGATATAGTGACTGAAATTTGATTTGAACTATTTATATGAAGAAAATGAATTgtaatttaatgaaatataaaattttctgcaatattaattaatttgggTATTTGGGTATTtgggtattttttaagtaggtaggtatataattaaattaatttataagtaaagtaagtgtaagaaataaaatgttatggttggatttaacttttattaaaatttctatattaattaaattcattgaaattttcttggaatttacatagcttaattgctaattttgataatacaaatatcatttcagcatttattgaaataaaaatctaaataaaaatcattttttctctATGGGCCTTTTTCAGCCCGCAAGAGAGCAAAGTCTACTTAATACCCCATACCCCCATACTCCTCCTCTCCCTTAGTGGACCGCTGGCCCACGTGCGGCCCAAACCCTCGATCGATCTCAGCCGTTCGTTTtgatggacggctcagatcaatttaaaattgatgaaaacctaaccctaaccctaaccctaaccttCCCCCAGTCGAGCCGAactggccgccgcctcctctccctctccctctccccaccggcgcctctccccctccccccagccgGCCGACTcccccgccaccggcgccgtctCTCCCACTACTGGCGTCGTCCCTCCCTtctcgccggcacggcgcggcgacggcggggtgcggtggggtgtggcggcggcgccgccttcccccacggcgagcggcggcggcgccctcctccccacgagcggcggcggcgccgcctcccccgcaccgagcagcggcggcggtgcgcccTCCCCCAGCGATCGGCGGCGCGCCCTCCCCCCagcgatcggcggcggcggcgccgccctccccacagCGCGACGCCTCCCACTCTCTCCACTTCTCCCCCTTTCTCtctgtgcggcggcggcgggagggccggcgacgccctcccctccgctagatcgaggggaggggaggtgcaGCGGTGGTGGTCCCGGCGgagcgggaggggcggcggcccggacggcgtggaggcgggCGTCGGTGGCCaccgtttttttttcaatttttttccatgGCTATTGCTAACCGAATCGGATTGTGTGTGGACGAAAATTAGATGTGATGaccggaaaaatacgaatatttatattagttatagatttgTTTCGATCTTGGAGTCGTTTTCTTCAACGTGTGGTTCCTCCGCTGTGCTGCTTCCTTTTCCTCCCATATAATATCTCTTTGCACTAATTTTGGTTTTTCTGTATTATCTGGATATTGAATTTGGACGAACCGGGTATATTTATGACATGGACAATGAAAGCCACATTCATAAGAAAAAATGACATCACATGGGATGAAACCATATTCGTGATAGACCATACCCAATACATGCCACATCCACATGCCTTTTTTTACCCCCTTATCAACGGGTTATATCTTGTATTTAAATCCTCAAAATTTTTTCTATTCGTGTATAAAGTCCAACATTTGGCGGTATATACCTTCAAAATTAGAAACATGCTTCAAATACCCACCCCTGCACTTTCCCCTCTACCTCTCCGTCACTTTTCCCCACTTCCATCAGCCCCTCCTCATCGCCTCTCCCTGCCCAGTCCCCCCAGTGGAAGAAAATTTGGTAAGAGTTCTACGCTTATCAGAAAGACTTTGCTTCCCGCACGACACCTGTCCACACAAATCTTAGAGCAACAAATATCTCTCCTGttcccttcttcctccggcCGGGGACTTGGTGACAAATCCAGCTCGCTCTTGGGACCGAGAGTCCAGCATCTTCAGCCGCAGCAAGGTCCGGGGGCAAGGTCTAGAGCAGAGTTTCCGGTTGCCACCGCACCCGTCATGCTTCTTCCATGGACAATATTCACCTGACATTGTTATTAGTCAAAAGTAATGGATGAACTTGCAATGCACTATAACTTGGGAGAAAATCAAATTGATAGATGTCGCCATATCGATACAATGCATCATAGTAAATGATTAGGCCTAATTGTGAAAAGAGAAAAATGATTAGGCCTGACCTTAAGATCTATTGACAGCGGCTGGGTTGGGAACTTGGGCACGAGGTCGATGCCGCTCGCCGCCTTGTCCCTTTCTTCGACACGTCGTCTAGTGCTGCTAGCTGTGACCTCGCCGTGGCAAGAGATGCCATCAGTCAAACGGCTCGATGCCTCGCCGGGTAGTAGGAAGATGGGAGATGGGAGATTGGAGAAGATAGAGGAGAGAACTGTTGGAAAGAAGGTGTCGCACGAGAAAGCAAAGTCTTTCTGAGCGTTCTTCCCCACCCCAGTGGTAGTGCGTTGTGAACTGGAAAGCAACCAGCAGGGGCCCTCGGCCCTCCCATCTGTCTATACTACTGGAGTAGTATCTGCTGGTTGCTGCCCATACTACCCACTCACCCACCCACCAGTCCACCACTGACCACACCCTCTCGTCCGCGTGACATCTGGATCGCCGGCGGAATCGAGtatggaggaggagcggcgcgtgCTCGTGACCGGCGGCAATGGTTTCATCGGATCCTGGATCGTGCGGATCCTTCTCGCACGCGGGTACGCCGTGACCGCAACCTACCAGCCGGGCACGGACGCTGCGCACCTCCTCGCCCTCGACGACGAAAGGCTCCTCCTGCTCCCCGCCGACCTGCTTGATGCGGGCGCcatctccgcggcggcggcagcgggcggggGCTGCCGGGCGGGCGTGCTGCACGTGGCCTCCCCGTGCACGCTGGCTGACCCGCGGGATCCGCAGGCCGAACTGGTGGAGCCGGCGGTGCGGGGCACGCTGCACGTGCtggaggcggcgcggggcgcgggagCGCGGCGCGTGGTGGTGACGTCCTCCATCTCAGCCATGGTGCCCAACCCGGGGTTGGCGGCGGGAGAGCTCGTCGACGAGCGAAGCTGGACGGACATGGAATTCTGCAAGGCCCGGGGCAAGTGGTACCCGGTGTCCAAGACGCTGGCCGAGAGGGCGGCGTGGGAGTACGCGGCGCGGTGGCCCGGCTTCGAGTTGGCCACCATCCTGCCGTCGACATGCCTCGGCCCGCTCCTGCAGCCCACCCTGAACGCCAGCTCTGTCGTGCTGCAGCGCCTCTTGCAGGGCTCCACGGACGACCAGGCGGACTACTGGCTCGGCGCCGTCCACGtccgcgacgtcgccgccgcccacctcctgcTGCTCGAGGCTCCCACCGTCTCCGGGAGGTACCTCTGCACCAACGGCATCTACCAGTTCAGCGACTTCGCACGGCTAGCTGCCAGGATCTGCCCCGCGTACGCCCACGCCATCCACCGCTTCGAGGAGGGGACTACACAACCGTGGCTCGTGCCGCGCGACGCCCGTGACGCAGCACGCCGGCTCCTCGACCTCGGCCTCGTCCTCACTCCCCTCGAGGAGGCCATCAAGGACGCGGAGAAGAGTCTCACCGATAAATGCTTCCTTCCTTGATACTCATAATAATTACTGTACCTATAGGAGTAGTATATTGTTTCCTTCATTTTGTTTTAAGACTCAATTTATACTTAGTAATTGaaccgtgctaacgctacggtaaTATTTAGTAATGCAAATTAAACTATTAAAGTTTaacattcttaaaaaaaagaatgacaGAGCCAATTACTATAATATTAATTACATAGCGATGTGAGTAAAATAACATCGTGACTTTTCTATCTTTTGATTTGAAACAATGCAAGCCTATTGTACAACTTCACAATCAGGCATAGACATAGAAGTCCATAGCATCTAATATTTGATCTATATCTGGTTTACGATAGAACTTCAATCTCAAAGCATTTCCCTTTTTCATTTGATCACCTGGCCTAAGAGAATTGAGAGTCCAAGAGACCTTGCATCTTCTTTCCCTCAGTAGAACATACAGAGCAAAGACATAAGTTGAGTACGCAGGTGACTTTGTCACTCACCCAGTCACCAAGGTCTTCCCGCCGATCAGAAAGTACTATAAACTTAATGGATCTGGGAAACAAATTTACATGTGCATTTCAGCCAATTAAATGATCCAAGTACTTAAGCGGACCAAAAATGTCCAACATGCTTCAGCTTGGTGTCATCTACCTCAAAAGCTAATGGCGGTGAAAGTTTACAAAATAAATTTCCAGTTCACATATAGTACCAGATGATCTGGAATGATTCACTTTGGCAGCACGGGCCGCGCCTCAATTGATCAATTGATATTAGCCGCTGCATGTTCGGAATTTCAGATTTTCAGACTTTCAAACCAAAGTTAAGACTTCCAGAATTAACTTTTATCAATGAATATTCCAAAGTTTAGACTTTCAGAATCTTAACCATGGTAACTTATAACTTAAACTGTCTTATCATGTGCTTCCATGTATGCCTATTTACATTCTGAAATTTTAACATAGCTCTATACATATTCTGAAATATACCATGTGCTGAATGCCTGAATCTGAAACAACAGCATTAGTTTTCTGCAAgtattcattaaaaaaatatgcagcAATCTTGTATAATGTACCAAACTACCCAAGCAAGACAAGCAAGATGATGTTGATTTTAGGTGCTGAATTAAGGTAATGTAATAAGAAAaagaatatatttataaaatttaatgaTTTTCCTCATCAATTTGACTATATCACAAATATACTCCATACATTAATTTTCAAAGCATAGGCATAAAGCTTCAAAAAGCAAGCCATAGATAAACACTTATAGTGCCCAAAGCACAAATTTATTCCAACACTGTCAAAATAgagatcattatattttctctaaaTAGCAAATATGGGGtaaataaatgaataaattTCAGAAGTGAAACAACCCTTGCCAAAGCCCGGCAAACAACTATGCATTCCAACATTGTGTACATTATTGAGCTCAGAACTAACATATGAATTTCAGTCGATATAACACATGAATCTGTCATGTACTGCAAACTGAAATGCTAATTTTGTAACTCCAATCCAATATGAAGAATCGATGTTTGTTGGTGACAAGAGCGAAGTGGTATTTAGGTGCAAATATAAACAACTTAACCGGGAGATAAGCAACAACCCAAGCGTAGAACCTATCAGGAATATCCTTAACCTTTAGCTACATCTACCTTCCAGCACATCTGAAAAAGTTGCTCCCAAGTTGTACGCTGGTGGATAGCAGAGGGCTTCGTGCAAGGGAGAGGTGGAGACAAAATGCAGGAATTGAGAAACACTGTATGAAGGCAGCGACCTGATGTTGGCAAGCCAGCGCACTTGATGACTGATAGCATACTTTATGGAGTAAAATAGACAATTTCCTTAAAAAGAAGAACTGATGAAGAACCACTACTTTTACTGCATTAGTTGTTAACCAATagtattaaatttaaaagtAGCAAATTATCATGAGTTGCTCATATAATGCTGAATGTTACCTGACCAACATCGGCACAGTAGAAGTAGGAAGGCCTCGCAGAATCAAAGCTGCATCTCCACGGGTTTCTAAGAATGCCCAAACTTCTAGTTCTAAGTCACTGTCATCAGTGTATGGGTTGTCTTTTGGAATGGAGTAGTTACCTCACAAGCTGGTTAGCAATTTCACTCTGTCCTGTAAAGGGAAAAAAGGGAACAAATTATCAAATACAATACATGCTGATGCTCCATATATTGCTAATTGTTTGTCTTATGTGAGAGGAGATTTATCACAAATAAATATGTGAAGTCATTTGCAAAAATTTCAGTTCGTACGTTTGAAGTTCATCAGAAACATATTTATCTACCTACCCCGGTATCTACTTACACAAATATAAGTAGTGAATCCAGATAACTGGGTTGTTGTTATATGGGAAAAAATTGCAGCAGTAGCAGTACCTATCTCATAACGGTGGAAAAAAGACACTCAAATCAATTTGATTACCTGTATCACCATCCTGTTTTGCAACTCGTAGCAAAATAGAGTACAGTAATAAAATCCTATTACCAGTTGCAATAGTACAATGGAACTTAGTTGATTCCCATAATTTGTAGTATACACATGATGACATAAAAGGATGGATGGGGTCTAGTTGTACAAGAAGGGCTCTGCAACACTATTTTATCTCCATTACCAAATTCTCTGTAACACTATTCTATGTGCATTACCAAAATCAGAACTCAAAAAAAGCAGGAATTCATTCAGATTGTAACCTGGTCAAATTCTTGTGAGCAAAAATTTACCTTGGGCACAGAGGAGATCGGCAAAGGTGGCCGTCGGTGACGATGCGGACGGGAGAGATCGACGCTAGCGGAGCAGATCGGTgagcggccgtcggtggcgATGTGGACGGGAGAGATCGGCTCGGGCGGAGGCGCGGAGGAGATCGACGATGTTGGTGACGCCAGCCGATGGGAGAGGGATGGCCGTTGTTGGCGTGGCGGCGTCGCAATGGCGGATGGCGCTGGATAGGGCGATGGAACgatgtgagagagaggaggtggcgTCGCGATGGCGGATGGCGCTGGATagagcgatggcggcggcgtgaggGTGCGGCGTCGGCAGCGTGCGATAGAGAGGAGGATGCGTGTGAGGAGCGTGATTGGGGGGATGCGCGTGaggaaaggggagaggaggatgCGCGTGAGGAGCGCGTGCAGAGGGGAGGGTCCGCGATGATTTTGAGGCGTTGGATCATATGATTCTGGACCGTCGGATTTGATGAATGGGGTTTGTAGGAGTGTAGTTgatgaattatagggtagatagATATATTAATAAAAGTTTAGGGAAATATAAATTTCCCAATACATCGCCTTAACTACAACTTAGAGACATACATAAAACCATCCTTTTGGAAGGTAAAGGTAGCAAACTTCAGGATACAATCGTGCAGTAGAAATAGACGAAATCGACAGGAGCTGCTGCGTTGCTGCGACGATTTCATCCACAGGGCTCTCCTAACGTGCACTGACAAACCGGCGATCCTTCTGTTGCCTCCACAGACACGGACACATCGCGTCATCCCTGCAGACCAGAGTCGCATTTGTGGCTGGCGCTCAACCCGAACGGCAAAATCAACATGGTTACAACTGCAATCAATAGTAACAGAAGAAACCCCCACAAACAACATCCCATTTTCACGCTAGCACTAGGATGGAGGCGATTCATTGTATGTAATATTATCAGGATCAAACATGAGGTGGTTGGGAAGGAGACCTTGGGGTGCTTCATGAATCCCCCAGGGAGATCAACACCTAGGCATTGAATTAAGCTCCTGCCTTGTTGGATCTGCCGTGCCCAATGGCCGCCGCTCCTGGGACCACCGAATGGGTGTGCAGGTGTTGCGGCTCCCCACCAACGAAGCCGACAAGCGAAGGGATCGCTGATGCCAGATTCATCAGAAGAGAGCACCGGCAACCACTCACCTCGTCCATTTGCCAAGCCTGGAAGTTGAAGCAGCCAGATTCACCGCCTCCAGAACCCACCACCACCTCGGGCTACCATGCATGGGGACGACACCGGCGACCTTGTGCTAAACGGGACAGAGCCCGAACTACGGGAAAGACCAGAAAACGGAAGGGACCCGACTCACACTAGGCTAGGAGGAGGCTAGACCCCTCTTCcggccgtcgccggtggcgagCCGCTGGGAACGAGGGGGAAGAGGGGCCGAGGGAggggagttctttttttttctctcgggAACGAAGGAGTAGAGCTAGACCGCACCCGTCTTCACGATATTATGATATTGTTTCCTCCTTGATGTCTTGTGCACCAATAAAATTACTTTCTTCATTATCCCCAAACTAATCAATCAAATTGAACCGATCACCTCACAAGTGGAACATGGTGTGGTGTTTGCCTTTGATATAACTGACTAATAATAATTCTTTGACTCGATTAAAGATCCCCGCCTTGCCTCGGGTGGCACCTCGAATCTCGCCACTGGCCCTCTCTGCGCACTATCCTCTTCACTACCGCTCGAGCTAGCTGCTGGGTGCAGTAGCAAGGACGGAGGCGACGTGGCTAGCAACTGGCGGCGTAAGTGAGATGGCATCGAATAGTGCGAAGCGAGTGGCACGAAGGCGGTCCCATGGAGTGGCTGCAGATGCGCCCGAACCAAATATGGCCGATTGCATTCGGTGGTCAGTGGCGGCACACAGGGGATCGAGAGGGTGGCACGCTTCACCTCGCAACGATAATGCTCCTCGCGACATTGAGGCCCCTCCGCAATGTTCTCCTCAGGGCATGTACAACGTGGTGCCTCGAGCCATGTGATTTCAAGATTCAGTTAGGTTCGGATGCCATGCTAGAGGTTTGGAGTGGCCTCGCAGGGTGGTAGAGGAGCCTGCAAATGTAACAGAGGAGGAGAAAACATTGACAATGCCAAAACATAAGCAAATTTTGATAGCACCAATTTTTTCTGCAAACTTATGTGTCTTATTGGCCCATCTAGGAATGATTAACCCGCGCACAAATCGCGGGCGCTGGGCTATGCCACGTAGGATAGGAATAATGTGCGGGGTGGCGATTTTGTGAAGTCCCTCATGAACAGTACCCCTGAGAGGATGTTTTACGTGGAGGCCCTTCTTAAAGCCATATATTTCATGGAAAGGAGAGGAAAATCGCAAGTTAGGACCGAACTGTAAAAACTGAAAACCGAGGGGGTTATTCGCAAAATGGTGCGCACTAACCTTGAGTCCTTGACACCCCAAGCCATATCCTGGTATCCCCGCtgcgctcccctcctccctcccgtcTCGACCACcgccagcgcgccgccgcccccctcccccgtccccgtctccgcctccgcctccgcctcgcgccACCGCCCCTTTCCCCGTCCCCTTTTTGATCCAATGATCCAAATACTAATAATCGTGAAATTTTAGACCGGAGAAAAATATTCGTGCGTTTTTTCTCTAAAGATTACTCAGGGCTGTAACTCACGTCATTATAGGTTGAAGCCTAAAAATAACAGTTTTTTGCCCTAAGGATAAATATTCATGATTTTTTTGTACCAAAATATCCCTTTGCTAATACTAGTGAAATTTTGGATCCGAGCAATAAAATGGTGTGTTTTCTCCAAATGTTATACTCACGAATTTGGATAGAAGGCTATAATTTATGAAATTGTAGACTGGAGGAAAATTTTCAtgaatttttattttcataatcTTAATATTCTCAAGTTTCACATGCAATGATCGTGAAATTTTCAGCCGGAGGAAATATTATGCACTTTTTTAAACGTGAATACTCACATGTTTGGGCCAAACGCTATAACTCATGAAATTATATCTTGAAGGCAAAAAATGATGAATTTGTTACCCTAATTTTAATATTCACAAATTTCACACGCAACAACCTCGATGCTCTCGATGCTAATATATACTAGTGAAATTTTGGTCTAGAGGATAACTTCATATGTTTTTCCCCGGTTAATACTCATGAGTTCTGCCCGAAGGCATAACTCACGAATTTATAGACTGGAGGAAAAAATGTGAAACTTTTTGTCCTAATTTAAATATTCACAAATTTCTCTTGTAACAATCCCGATGCCAGTACTAACTAAATTTTGGGCTAAAGGGAAAAACTCAAGCATTTTTATCCAAATGTCAGTATTCGTAGGTTTTGTCCAAAGGCTATAACTCAATAATTTTAGCCTGAAGGAAAAAGAATCACATAATTTTTCATCATGATGAGAATATTCACAAAAATCATGTTCAATGATCCTGCTGCTTATACTAACTAAATTTTGCGCTGGAGaaaaaaatcatgtattttCTAAAGGTTAAcactcactttttttttgcccaAAGGCTATAACTCACAAATTTCGAGCTTGAAGGTAAAAAAT encodes the following:
- the LOC4327820 gene encoding cinnamoyl-CoA reductase 1, translating into MEEERRVLVTGGNGFIGSWIVRILLARGYAVTATYQPGTDAAHLLALDDERLLLLPADLLDAGAISAAAAAGGGCRAGVLHVASPCTLADPRDPQAELVEPAVRGTLHVLEAARGAGARRVVVTSSISAMVPNPGLAAGELVDERSWTDMEFCKARGKWYPVSKTLAERAAWEYAARWPGFELATILPSTCLGPLLQPTLNASSVVLQRLLQGSTDDQADYWLGAVHVRDVAAAHLLLLEAPTVSGRYLCTNGIYQFSDFARLAARICPAYAHAIHRFEEGTTQPWLVPRDARDAARRLLDLGLVLTPLEEAIKDAEKSLTDKCFLP